In Setaria italica strain Yugu1 chromosome IX, Setaria_italica_v2.0, whole genome shotgun sequence, the genomic stretch GATGCCTAATAATTTCGTAGCCAAATTTGACTCGCCTTTTTCCGCTGGACAGATTGCAGAGTGGGGTGCAGACGGAGTGATCATTGGCAGTGCAATGGTGAGACAGTTAGGCGAAGCAGCATCTCCCAAAGAAGGGCTAAAACGGCTGGATGAATATGCCAGGAGCATGAAGAATGCACTGCCATAGTGCCATGAAATGTAAATCCATACAGTAGCATACGACAGCAAATAAATTGGTCGGATGACGAAATAAAAGCTGCTTAGTGATCGGTAAACTGAAGGGAAGCACTGAAGCTGCCTTTTGTCTTGGTCGTTAGGCAGACACATAAAATAGTTGAATTCGTTTGTTTGTATGCGTATTTCTTTAGTTAGGGTAACAATGGTTTGCGTCTTTAGGACCATGCAGGATCCTATGTCAGTACTGAAATCTGAAGGATTATTCCATGATGCTGCCAATTTCCATGTGTGGTTGTGGTATATGAATTGGTTGCAGCTACTACTGCCGTGCCCCCAACATCAATCACATAATGCACACACACCGCGCATGATGTGTGCTGCTCTCGATCGATGTCTTCCGATATCTCCATCTCTTCCACTGCGCAACATCTTGAATTCAAACACCAGTCTCCGTCAGGTAAGCTCAACCGTACCTCTCTTTCGTGCTATCGCTGAGTGGAAGAATCTCATCGCTTAGACCTTAGTTAAATTAGAGTTCAAGGATACAATTCCTATGAGCGGGAGAAGATGACGATTCTGACAGCAGGACAATACCAATTGCAAGCCATTTTGATTCTCCCAAGACATCGATGTCTTTAAAGATGCTCGCCAAACGATTGGGTGGAGTGGTGGACGAATTCCTCGTAAGGAAAGGATCTCGCGCGCGAGGTTCCCATGTTCCAAACGGAAGAAAAACGGTGGCTTCTCATTGTCATCTTCAACTTCAACACAGCCGCTTTCAGAGAGTTACCTGCACTCGCCAGCGCTCTTGGCATCATCAGTTGGGAACAAATCGCAGTCCACACGTGGCCGGCGTTGCTCGCGGCATGGCAACTGATGGACAAGTCCTCCGTCGCCCGAGTGGGAGAGGTCATGGAAAAGTCAgagcgggggaactctgaactCTCTCGCATATGTTGCACGCGCACGCGACTCTGCAACTACGTACTGTTTGGATCACAGGGCGAGGGAGGGGGACCATTTGTCCTCCGATCCTCTCGTCGACTTGTCAACTTGAGCTTTGGAAAGGAGCCCTCGTAAAGCTGAAATTGAAACATACTGTTGCCTCAGGCAAATTAAACACGCCGtcaaaaaaggggaaaaaaatgcCGCCAGTCGCCAACAGTGCAGGAATCCAACACCCACGCATGTTCAATGTTCTAAACGGGATAGGTGTATTCTCCTCAGGTCCGGGCGGTTTCCTTCATCCAGCAGCTATCAGAGAGGAATCAAATCAACCGCCTGCAGCAGTGACATGCGTTTGGAATGGAACTGACCAGTGACCGCCACACATGGCGCGAAACTGACGGCCGGGCGCGAGTCAGTTGTTGCCAAACTGTAGGAATGGAACTGTGAGCAAGCAGCCGGCGGTCACCTCCATACTGCTCGGAGAGCGACGGCCACGTGGACCGGCAGGCGCCCGCGAGACTGACGTACGCGTACCATGGTCCATGCATGGACCGTCACCTTCTGCTAGCTGCCCTGGACTTGGGATAGAGTTCAAATTTTAAGCATTTTACATGTGTTGACCAAAGAGAAAGAACACTAGTATCTCGAGCTCTTCTCGATCCTTTCCTATATAGGGCAGAATTTTAATAAGCGTATATAATTGTGGTGTCTCTATGATCAGGTGAGCCTTCAAACGTCAGCACACCATGCAGGTTCCTCGTTTCTGATAGGCTTCAAATAACTTTTGGGTGATATAGCAAGTTTGCTGGAATAAAGCACACGCACATCTTCAGCAAACCGATTCATCAGATTTAATTTAGATGTTACTTTAGGTTGTTTTCAATAATGATAGGCATGGGTAATTTACATGCGAGtggctttgatttaaatttatATGTGGGTTAGTACTTTTTATCTCACCTGCAGTGGATTTCGTACATTTGCTAGATCTTGCATATATAAGGCATGTTCACCAACAAATTTTGGGCACACTTTAGCTATGGTTTGATAAACAAGCACATGTAGCATGTATATGCTGGCTCAGCAACCGATCCATATCATGTGAGAAGCTACCTGATCGTCCATGTAAAATGAATCATTAGCTATCGATGTTTAAGTAAATGGTGATGGTGTTAACCTGTTTAGAAGTCTTACCTCTCAGTTTATGCATAGAAACACTTCCACTTCTATTCTTCAGCAGTGTCACAGACGACAACGATGTGCATACTCCCATCCTACGACGAAGATTTATGACCAACCGCTAACATTTGGACAAAACGGGGCTACAGTATGTCCACTCCATTTTACTCAAAAAAGACataacaaattaaaaaaaaattccgaGCATGCCCTTGCACTTTTTATATAAAAGAAATCTTCGGGGCCCATGTATCAATTCGCATGATCGCATCCcagccttttcttttctccaagAAGAACACGAAGAAGCTTTCTTGTGATCGAGGATAAAAGTAATACTAGGAGTCGTCTAGGACACCAGCAGATAGCTAGCTTCAGTAGTGATCCACTCATCAAGTGCAGCGGCTCCAGCCCACAAAGCCACAAAAACACATGGGACCAGGAAATAAACCACACACGTTTTTTTGCATTCGAAACAAATCGACGCAAGCACAGTGACGTCCAGAGGTGAGCCGGCAACTTCTTGCCATGCCGTCGCTCGCTACCTTGCAGGTGGCCTCCTGCTGTTGTGGCTATATAAACTAGCCGTGCAGAGGCATCCTCTCATCTATCAACTCATCCCCCAAACCCAAGCACACCCGATCAACTAGTTCGAGCAAGGAGTTCATCTCAAAACCACACAGCTCCTAGTATAGCTTGTTACTCCTAGCCAGTAGCAAAGACACAGTGACTTGCTTCACAAACACGAGCGGGCAGCTCGGACCCAACGATCCATCAAGCAACAACTAGCGACATGGCTTTCGCACTCCAGGCTGCATCGACCACCCTGTCGTCTGCTTCGTCTCCGGCGGTTCCATCGTCGCCGCTCCCCCGGCGCGCGTCAGCGATGCTGACGACGATGCCGGGCCGGAGGAGGTCTGTGATGGCGACTGTAAGGGCGGCCGCGGTGGCTCCGGCCAAGCAGCCTGCCACCACGCCGTCGTTCAAGCTCGCCGGTGCCGGCGGGAGATGCCTGCCGGTGTCGCAGACCATGGCCAGGCTCAAGGCGCAGGGCAAGGTGTGTACTCCTGTCGTATGTAGAATGTAGCCTTGGATTGCGTGTACGGATTCTTACCGAGCTCTGGTTTACCGTGTGCATGACCGCAGACGGCGTTCATCCCGTACATCACCGCCGGCGACCCCGACCTGGCGACGACGGGGGAGGCACTGCGGCTGCTGGACGCCTGCGGCGCCGAcgtcatcgagctcggcgtgccCTTCTCCGACCCCTACGCCGACGGGCCCGTCATCCAGGCTTCGACGGCGCGGGCGCTCGCGAGCGGCACGACGCCGGACGGTGTCCTGGCGATGCTGAAGGAGGTGACGCCGGAGCTGTCGTGCCCGGTGGTGCTCTTCTCCTACTTCAACCCCATCGTGCACAGGGGGCTCGCTGaattcgccgccgccgccaaagaAGCCGGTGCCCACGGTCTCATAGTACCTGATCTCCCGTATGCGGCGACGTGTGCTCTCAGGAGTGAAGCTATGAAGAACGAGCTCGAGCTGGTAGGTCCATTCACCATCCAGAAAAAATTGTACCTTTTATGAAGGAGAAGCATTTTCCTATTTTATATTACAATCAAGAAAGCTTTTGCCTGACATGAACAATGGCTGCATGCAGGTGCTGCTCACAACACCAAGTACACCAGAAGATAGGATGAAGGAGATCACAGAAGCATCAGAAGGATTTGTTTATCTGGTAAGTACCGGTGTATAAAATGCTTAAATCCAAATTGTCTTTGAAAGCTTAGCTTGTGCTGAACTTGCTGATAACATTTCCTCATCAATCATCGTAGGTGAGCGTCTCTGGAGTTACGGGTCCCCGCGCAAACGTGAACACACGTGTCGAGTCCCTTATCAAGGAGGTTAAACAGGTACACgtcatgcaaaaaaaaaggaaataaaagtccctttttttcattttatcttTATTAACAGACAACAGCATGGTTCCACTGTCAAGATCGAGTACTATCAATCACTGAGCTCGTATTTATGCTTGCAGGTCACTGACAAACCTGTGGCTGTTGGCTTTGGCATCTCGAAACCCGAGCATGTAAAGCaggtaagaaaaaaaaacattaccaACTTAAAACTCTGACAAGCTTATTCATGCATTTCATTGCACAATCTGACTGAATATTTCTCCTCACATTATTCATGGCCAGATTGCAGAGTGGGGTGCAGATGGGGTGATTATTGGCAGCGCAACGGTGAGGCAGTTGGGTGAAGCGGGGTCTCCCAAAGAAGGGTTGAAGAGATTAGAGGGATATGCCCGGAGCATGAAGAACGCACTGCCATAATCCGTAGATAGATACATGTGCCAATAAATGATTAGCTCGACTATTCCCTGGTCTCCGACAAAGAAAGATGTACACTAGTCATCGATGCTTTGTATCTTAGgaggcgttttcttccactgtcttatttttagcacgtgtcacatcgaatgtttagatactaattaggagtattaaacgtagactatttacaaaaccaattacataagtggaggctaaacggcgagacgaatctattaagcctaattaatccatcattagcaaatatttactgtagcaacaccNNNNNNNNNNNNNNNNNNNNNNNNNNNNNNNNNNNNNNNNNNNNNNNNNNNNNNNNNNNNNNNNNNNNNNNNNNNNNNNNNNNNNNNNNNNNNNNNNNNNGAATTAGACATATCATCTGCGCAGTACCAGGTCGCCCGTCAAACATGGCGTCCGCATTCTCTGCTGCGGTCCAGCAGAAACGACAGAATGGTTCGGTCAAGCTAGTGTTGAAAGGAAGGCAGTGGCTTAGCATTTCCTGGATCGATCGGGGTGTTCATTACAACAACTAAGCTGCACGGGGCCTGTTGGTCTTAGCTTAGTCAACAGGCTTATCAGTCagcaaacagtatttttctctcactcctaattagtatctaaacattcgatgtgacgggtgctaaaaataagtcagtggaagaaaacggggccttaatTAGTGTCGATCGACGGTCACTAGACTAGAGCATCATAGTAGGCTGTTATTAGCATGCAATAATCTAGCTGGTTGCTGAAAGTAGTCCGATTCAGGATGAAGCCAGAAAATTTCCTTTGATTTACATTCGTATATATGGGGTGCAGGTGCATCTAGATCGAGATGCATGATACCTTTGTTTTGGAATGGAAAAAAGTTGCAAGACTATTCCATGGTCCGGGAAATTAGTGGTTATAttatatatgctttgtcctcgTCCATAACAACTGATAGCGACAACTGTATGTCAACGTCACAAAGCACGCGCCGCACATGTTTTAGGGGGTGAAACACCCCCATAAattttagtacccgtcacatcggatgtttggatactaattaggagtattaaatatagtctaattataaaactaattacacagatggagtctaattcgcgagacgaatctattaagcctaattagtccatgatttgacaatatggtgctacagtaaccatttgctaatgatggattaattaggcttaatagattcgtctcgcgaattagtataggggttctgcagttagttttataattagctcatgtttagtcctcttaattagcatccgaacatccgatgtgaccctcctaaagtttagtacccgcatccaaacacccccttatgcTCTTCCCCACGATTTTCTTTTCTAGTATCTCCATCTTTTTaggtgccgcggtctttatacGCTCCATGTGGTTTATTTCTCTTCAGCCGCCGGCTTCGATATAATTCAGAGGGAACTATGCTGGAAAGAAACACTGAAACGGTAGGCACATGTTGCACGCTCTGACGACAAGCGTGCAAGCGGTAACATCTGTAGTCTGCAGCAGGGTTTTGGGGCACACATGACTGATCGGCAAGTCAACTGTTGCTCAAAACTGCAGGGGCTCCATCCATTATATACTGCTCTATTTCCTTCTCTGGGAAAGAAAATGTGTATGTATGAATTGAATAGTCGTCGCAGGAAGAGACAGAGAGAGGAGTATGTATGGATCGATCCAAATTGGAACGGTGACACTGTCCGTGCACACATGTCGCACGCCACACCAACCGGCACCTCCGCGCCTGCTTGGAGAACGACGGGCACACCCCGGGCCGCGCCTTCTGCTGCCTTTGTAGTTGTAGTGGCACCACTTGACCAGAGATGCTCTAGCCTTGTTGGTGTGGTAAATAAAAGACAAAGCACCACCGCCGGAAAACACGAAACTCGTTAAAAACACGCATcgaattaaaattattttcctCCTGGATTGTAAACCGACAATTAAATAAGctacagtatttttttttaacgaaccatGAAGAAagttgccgattatattaaaaagaagatgaaaactCAGATTGAGCAatacaacaaaatgaaaaaaataacaaCATCAAGTATCTCAACAAACACATCACACCACTCAACACACCCCAAACATCAAGCCAATATTCCAAACATTGGGCACCACTCATTCCTCGCAAATTCCACGACTCAATGTCATCGTTGGCTACCGCTTGATTGTTCATCCGTCACCATCCGTCACGGGTTCATGTACTATCACATCTAGTAGGTCATCGACACCTTCTCCAACCATGCCGATTAGGGCATGGTCCATCTCCTCAACCTCGATGTCGTGGAGGTTGAACATCTCATTTAAAGCAGTCTGGATGAGGTTTTTCGTAAGAAGAAAATTGCTCTTTTACTTGCAATAGTAAGGTGGGAATTTTCGTCATCACATACAGAAAGGGAGCGAGGCGGGCAGCTCAAGGCGTGGACAGCCGTGAGGAGGGATCGAAGGACAGCCGTCAGGTCATTGGTGTGGTGCACGAGGATGGAGGCAATGGTGCCGCGGTATTGTCCGCGTCCGGGATGATGTGCGCCGCGTGAGCTCCGGCTTCACGAGCGCATGGAGACACCCCACGGCAAAGGGTCGGTTGGAGCGGATTGGCAGGTGGCTTGCCATGATGTTCAGACTTTCGATGTGTTCATGATGGTCTTGTGCGCGTGTAGGTAATATGAGCGTGGAAATTCTCCTAAAGCAATGTTTGGATTCAGCCACAAGCAGATGGATTATCATCATGTCATGAGAACTATATGGGCGTTTTCTGAAACATTAGCTGTGTGGACGATGCTCGTTTTATGATTTACGGATGGACTTCAAGATGAACTTATCAATTGTGCCGTGTTGCAGTTCCATTTTGTCATTTATGATGACCGGTTGTTCAGGCATCTCACTGTTGCAGAGAGGAACCACAAGCCCCTGGGCAAGTGCTGCCTTCTTGACTGGTCACAGCCAATTGCCAGATCTCCGCTGATGGTGAGTTATGAATCCTTATTGCAATGCCTTATGTTGTTTCATGCTTGCCATATCATTCCTCTTGTCCCCTAGCTGCTGATGGATAGTGTAGATTTGGATCTTTGGCCATTTGCACTGTCGTGCATAGAAGGATCTTGATGAAATGCCTAATACAATGCGGTCGTGCATGAACTTTCCGATGCCAAGATAAACTAATGGGTATCGTTGGTCTccattttttcctcttttctatCCTTTGAGGATATCCTGATATTGTACTATAGTTCACAGTTTTTATTTAAGAAAACAAAATGATTGTTTGTTTAAATAATAGCACATCATGTGTTGTAAAAATATAGGTTTCCATTGGTTTTGGGCATGCGATTGCTTGACAGCAGTTGCTCGTCGTGAATTACGCTACTTTTCTGTCGGTAGCTATTGTAAGATTGCACCATTGATTATTGTGGTGCTATGAGTCTGCAATATATCCTTAAAGATTTGATCACCTTGTTTGGGATGTTTCATCCAACAATAAGGTTTTAGAGTTACATCCAAATCTAATATATTGTCATTTTGCTCTGATTTGACATATTTGCAATAAGTGGTGTGAGATTTTGCTTCCAAGTGTTTAATTGGTTTCATTTCCTGTTAGCAGAATAAAAGGTTTAAATCGTAGCACTGAAGCTTCATGTCCCAAGGCAGTGATCAGTCAAGATGCCGCAAGATTTATCACAAGGAGAGTAGTATTCTGAA encodes the following:
- the LOC101767173 gene encoding indole-3-glycerol phosphate lyase, chloroplastic, which gives rise to MAFALQAASTTLSSASSPAVPSSPLPRRASAMLTTMPGRRRSVMATVRAAAVAPAKQPATTPSFKLAGAGGRCLPVSQTMARLKAQGKTAFIPYITAGDPDLATTGEALRLLDACGADVIELGVPFSDPYADGPVIQASTARALASGTTPDGVLAMLKEVTPELSCPVVLFSYFNPIVHRGLAEFAAAAKEAGAHGLIVPDLPYAATCALRSEAMKNELELVLLTTPSTPEDRMKEITEASEGFVYLVSVSGVTGPRANVNTRVESLIKEVKQVTDKPVAVGFGISKPEHVKQIAEWGADGVIIGSATVRQLGEAGSPKEGLKRLEGYARSMKNALP